The Chroicocephalus ridibundus chromosome 17, bChrRid1.1, whole genome shotgun sequence genome window below encodes:
- the METTL2A gene encoding tRNA N(3)-methylcytidine methyltransferase METTL2A has protein sequence MAAPREAPERRPFGRRFLTDPARLFQHNAWDNVEWSEEQEASARSKVQENSSQLLPQDKQEEYEVNAKRYWDDFYKIHENGFFKDRHWLFTEFPELAPNRNPSQNGDSAHEFSNKEESNNEGLGSCENGHCSLETRAEDQLNVIKSTPRICTEELAAQKYSELNQSDGDYPGSSASYRILEVGCGAGNTVFPILQTNNDPGLFVYCCDFSTTAVDLVQNNAEYDSSRCFAFVHDLCNDQSPFPMPDESLDVVILIFVLSAILPEKMQCIVNRLSRLLKPGGMILLRDYGRYDLAQLRFKKGQCLSDNFYVRGDGTRVYFFTQDELNDLFTTAGLEKIQNLVDRRLQVNRGKQMTMYRVWIQCKYRKPPAPQP, from the exons GGATAATGTGGAATGGTCAGAAGAGCAGGAAGCCAGTGCCAGGAGTAAAGTTCAAGAGAACAGCTCACAGCTATTGCCGCAAGATAAACAAG AGGAATATGAGGTGAATGCTAAGAGGTACTGGGATGACTTTTATAAAATCCATGAAAATGGCTTCTTCAAGGACAGACACTGGCTGTTCACTGAATTTCCTGAGCTGGCACCTAACAGGAACCCAAGTCAAAATGGGGATTCTGCACACGAATTTAGTAACAAAGAAGAATCCAACAATGAGGGGCTGGGAAGCTGTGAAAATGGACATTGTTCACTGGAAACCAGGGCAGAGGATCAGTTAAACGTGATAAAAAGCACACCTCGGATCTGCACGGAGGAGTTGGCTGCACAGAAGTATAGTGAGCTGAATCAAAGCGATGGAGATTACCCAGGATCATCTGCATCTTACCGTATATTAGAG GTTGGCTGTGGTGCTGGAAATACAGTCTTCCCAATTTTACAAACCAACAA tgacCCAGGCCTTTTTGTttattgctgtgatttttctacAACAGCTGTGGATCTTGTCCAG AACAATGCAGAATATGATTCTTCTCGCTGCTTTGCGTTTGTCCATGACCTGTGCAATGACCAAAGTCCTTTCCCAATGCCAGACGAGAGTCTTGACGTTGTTATTCTTATCTTTGTCCTCTCAGCGATTCTCCCAGAGAA GATGCAATGCATCGTTAACAGACTGAGTCGCCTTCTGAAACCAGGAGGAATGATTTTGTTGCGAGATTATGGCCGTTATGATCTGGCCCAGCTTCGGTTTaagaaag GTCAATGTCTGTCTGATAACTTCTATGTGAGAGGTGATGGCACCAGAGTCTACTTCTTCACACAAG aTGAATTAAATGATCTCTTCACGACAGCTGGGCTGGAGAAAATCCAGAATCTGGTTGATCGGCGATTGCAAGTGAACCGTGGGAAACAAATGACAATGTATCGAGTATGGATCCAGTGCAAATACCGCAAACCTCCTGCCCCTCAACCTTGA